The bacterium genomic interval AAAGGCGGCGCCGCCTTTCTCCCGGCTTTTCCCCACCGGCGCATGGCTTGACATTTCCCACCAAACTCTTTACCATTGCCCACCGGCTTCTCTTTTTCCTCGAGCAGAAAAACCGGCTGCGCGACGCGCTGGTTCAAACAGACTGCCGCGGCGCGGCCACATTGGGATGGGAAGACTCATGCTCAGACGACTCTTCGGCGATGACGTGGCGGAAAATGACGCCCAACTTTCCGAATACTTCATCGAGACGCCGGCGTATCGCATGGCGCTGTCCGGCGAAAAGCGGTTCATTATCGGCCGCAAAGGCGCGGGCAAAAGCGCGATCTGCCAGCAATTGCAGAAGCAACTCCCCAAGACCGGTGCGCTGTGCGTGCCGCTCGCGCCGCAACGCATCCAATTCACCGCTTTGAAACTGGGCTTGAGTGATTTGTCGCGCTGGGGCAGCGAGTCCGACGCGGTGCTGCAACGCGTGTGGTACTACGGCCTGCTGTGCGAGACCGCGCTGGCGCTGGTGCGCCAAAGCCGGAAGGAGCATGATTCAGAGTTTGCCAGAATCGCGGCGTTCGTGGAGAAGCATTACAATTACAGCGAGCCCAATCCCTTTGCCCGCCTGCTGAAAACCACTGCGCTCTTTCTCGAACAGCTCGAACTCGGCATCGGGCCGCTGAGCGTGCGCCGCCCCAGCCGCGGCTTCGATCCCATCGCGGTGGAAACCGAAATGGAGAATCTGCGCGCGCCGCTGGCCAGCTTCATCGCACGCCATTTGCCGCAGGGCGTTTATATTTTGATCGACAACCTGGACGAGGGTTGGGACAATTCCGCCGAAGCCAATGCCTTCGTGCGCGGCCTGCTGTTGGCGGTCTACGAAATCTGCCAGCCCAATATTCCGGTGCGGCTGATCGTGTTCTTCCGCGCCGACATGTACGACTCGGTGACGCGCCAATTCCAGCACGTGGACAAATACCGGCAGTATCAGGAGCACATTTATTGGGGCCACAAGGAGATCATGGAATTGGTGGCGCAGCGCCTGCGCGTCAACCGCAAGATCAAACGCCCGTTGAGCGCCTTCGAAGTGTGGGAAACCGTGTTCGAGCCGCATCCCGCCATCAGCAACGTGCCGGCTTACATCATCGAGCGCAGCCTGCTGCGGCCGCGGGAGGTGTTGCAGTTTTGCCGGCTGGCCGCGGAAAAGGCCCATGGCCGGGGCCACACCAAAATCACTTGTGAAGACATTCTCGATTGCGAGCGCGAGTACTCGCGCTGGAAGATCGACGATCTCAGCAATGAGTTTCTCTTTTCCTATCCCGGCTTGAAGGAAAACGTGCTGCAGCGTTTTCTCGGCGGGCCTTCACGCTTTTTGGCGGCGCGCTTGCGCAACCTGCTGGAGGAGGCGCTCACCGATCCGCGGCCGGGGCGACGGCCCGACTGGCTCGAAAACCTGCGCGACGCCGACGAGTTGACTCAGCTCCTTTACGACATCGGCTTTCTCAAATGCGCCAGCCACGGCAAGCACTGGCAGAGCGCGCAAGACCCGGATTATAACATCACCCTGGCCGAGTCCTTCATCGTGCATCCCGCCTTCCGCAGCTATTTGCGCATCGGTTGAGTGCGGGTTTGTCATTCAATCACTCCGCACAAGAGAAACCCATGAAGACTTTCCTGACTCTTTGCTGGCTCGCCGCGATCATGCCGGCCACTGCTCTGCGCGGCCAGGATCGCGCGGCGGTGCTCATCGTGTATCACTCCGAGCACGGCCACACCGCGGCGATGGCCGAGGCCGTGGCTCGCGGCGCGCGAGCGGTGAGTGGTACGGCGGTGGAGTTGCTCCCGGTGGCGGAAGCAACCACAGCCAAGCTGCTCGCCGCGGACGCGATCATTCTCGGCTGCCCGGTGCACAATGCCAATGTTACGCCGGCGCTGCAGCAATTCATCAATCAATGGCCGTTTGCAGGCACGCCGCTGCGCGACAAGATCGGTGCGGCCTTTGTCACCGCCGGCGGCATTTCAGCCGGCGAAGAATTGGTGCAGATGAGCATTCTCCATTCCATGTTGATTTTCGGCATGGTCGTGGTCGGCGGGCCGGATTGGCGTTCGGCCTTCGGCGCTTCGGCAGTGGTGGAGGAGGAGCCATTCGGCACGCGCGCCGATTCAACGCTGGTGGCAGCGCCCTTTCTTGCCAAGGGCGAGGCACTGGGCCGGCGCGTGGCAGAGGTGGCGCAACGCTGGCAGCGCGGCCGGCTCCGCTGAGGGCCGCGCCGGGCAGTGAAACAATGATTCTCTCTCCCGCCGGGTTGCAGGATTTGTCTGTACGGCCCCTTGTTGAGCTTGCCCTTGCGTGTGCGCATGAGGGCCGAGCGCCGGTCGCGGTCCAAATTACCAGCAACGGTTTCACCCACGCCAGACGACCCACCTTGCATGCTGACCTCGGCTGAGCCGAGGTGCCAAAACCTCGAGTGTCGTTGTAACGCTGAGGAATTTGGTGCAACGGCCACACCGTTGTTGATTGCCATTTTCATTCCTTTTCCGGCATTATTCTGGCACAACGCGCGCGACCGCAGCGTTTTCTTCCCGCTTGGTTCCTGGTTCGTTTGCAGTTTGGCAGCCTGCGCTGGGTGATCGTGCGGGAGAATCGCCGCACCTTTGGCTGCGAAGACAAAAAAACGCGCCGCCCTGCCAGCGGGCTTTGGCGAGAATATTTTTTAGCCCTTGCACTTTGTGCCCGCGCGCGGTTATCTTACCCCGCCATTATTGAAATCCGTGAAGCCGTCCTGGTTCATGCCAACCCTGCCCATGTCACTCAACGCCCTCGTCGTTTTCATCTTCGTTGCCACCTATCTCGGCATAGCCGGCGGCCGGCTGCCCGGCTTGCAGATCAACCGCACCGGCATCGCCATTTTCGGTGCCATTATGCTGATGGTGGCGGGCGCATTGACGGTGGAGCAGGCCACCGCCACCATCGACTATTCCACTTTGCTGCTGCTGTTCGGCCTGATGATTCTCTCGGCGCAGTTGCGCGTGGCCGGCTTCTATCGGCTGGTGGCGCGGCAGGTGCTGGCTTTCGCCCACCGCCCGTTCACCCTGCTGGTCGGCATCGTGCTGGCCAGTGCTCTGCTCTCCAGTGTATTTGCCAACGACATCGTTTGTCTGGCTTTCACGCCGGCGCTGTGTGAAGTGGCGCAGACCGCGCGGCGCAACCCGCTGCCTTACTTGATCGCGCTCGCCACTTCCAGCAACATCGGCAGCGTGGCGACGCTGATCGGTAATCCGCAAAACATGTTCATCGGCCAGGCTTCCGGGCTGGATTTTGGCAGCTATTTGCTGGTGATGGCGCCGGTCACGCTGTTCGGCGTGGCGGCCAACGCGTTGGTGGTGCGTTGGATTTGGCGCGCGGAGTTTACCACCGGCGCTGAAAACGCCGGCCTCACCCCGTTGCCGCATGAGCTGGTCGCGTTCAAACCCGATTACCGCTCGATCAAGAAGACGCTGTTGATCACCGGTCTGCTGTTGGCGGCTTTCTTGCTCGGCTGGCCCCGCGATCTGTGCGCGCTGGCCGCCGCCGCGCTGCTGTTGCCTTCGCGCCGCAATCCTTCCGAAAAGCTGTTTGCGCTGGTGGATTGGAATCTCATCATGCTGTTCATCGCGTTGTTCGTCATCATCGGCGCGCTGCAGCAGCGCGGCCTGATGGAACAAGCGCTCGCCGGTTTGGCCGGTGCCGGTATTCACCTCGACCAGCCCGTGGTGTTGGTCTCGCTTTGCACGCTGCTTTCGAATTTGGTCAGCAACGTGCCCGCGGTTTTGTTGATGCAGGATATTCCCGGTGCGACGGCCCGGCTGTGGTATTTGCTCGCGATGGCGAGCACGCTGGCCGGCAACCTGACTTTGCTCGGCAGCATCGCGAATCTCATCGTCGCGGAAAAGGCCGCCGGGTACGGCATCACATTGTCGTTCATCGACTACGTCAAGGTCGGCCTGCCGCTGACGCTGATCACGGTAATCGCCGGCACGTTCTGGGTTCTGTTTGCCGCGTGAGCGCGTTGTGCCGCGGCGCTGCCGGCGCGCTGGTGCCGGCGCCGCCGCCGCGATTCCAGAGAGGAGCCTGCCATGGAAATCGGGGTTTGGCTGGGGTTCTTGCTGCTGGTGGGATTGCTGCTCGCGCTCGATCTGGGCGTGTTCAACCGGCGGCCGCATGTCATCAAAGCCAAAGAGGCGTTGCTCTGGTCGGCATTCTGGATCATGCTGTCGCTGGTGTTCAATACCGCCATCTATTTTGCCTATGCGCACAACTGGCTGGGGATCGGCAGTGAAATCGGCCAGCAGCTCGGCGGCAAACAAGCGGCGCTGCAATTCTTCACCGGCTATCTCGTGGAGAAGTCGCTCAGCCTCGACAACATTTTCGTCATCGCCGTCATCTTTGCCTATTTCAAAGTGCCGGCAATGTATCAACATCGCGTGCTGTTTTGGGGCATCGTGGGCGCCGTGGTGCTGCGCGGCGCGATGATCGTGGCGGGCGCGGCCCTGATCGCGCGCTTCAAATGGATGACCTACCTGTTCGGCGGCGTGCTGATCGCCACCGCGGTCAAGATGCTGGTCACGCGCCATGAGACGGTGGCGCCCGAGAAAAATCCGTTCGTGCGGCTGGTGCGGCGCTGGTATCGCGTCAGTCCGGATTACGCCGGCCGGCATTTCTTCACGCGCCTGAACGAACAGCGGGCGATCACCCCGCTGTTTGTCGTGCTGCTGGTGATCGAAAGCACGGATGTGGTGTTTGCGATCGATTCGATTCCCGCGATTTTTGCGGTGACCAGCGATCCCTTTCTGGTTTTCACCTCGAATATCTTCGCCATTCTGGGGCTGCGTTCGCTGTATTTCGCCCTGGCCGCGATGATGGACAGGTTCCGCTACTTGAAACACAGCCTGGTTTTCGTGTTGAGCTACGTCGGCGCCAAAATGATTCTCACCCACCATTATCCCATTCCCACCATGACGTCACTGGTGGTCATTGCCAGTCTTTTGGCCGTCGGCATGCTGGCTTCGCTTTATGCCGGACATCGCGATCCCGTTCCGATCGCTTCGCCGCTGCCGAAACACGCCGAGGCCGGCAAGGAATCCCCTGCCAACGAGCGGCACGCGTGAGCAGGAAGGCACACTCACAATTCGCATGGATGCTGTCGTGACACCTTCTCCCTCCCCAGAGCGATTATCCGAATCGCAGGTGCAAGCCGGCCTGCGCGGCGTGCTCAAAGATGGTTTGACCACGCAGGCAATGTTGACCTTGACCGGCGGCGCCTTTCTGGTGGATTTTGCTTTGCAGTTCGGCGCTTCCAATCTGCTGATTGGCGTATTGGCCGCGATCCCTTTTCTGGCGCAGCTCGTGCAGGTACCTTCAATTTATCTGGTCGAGAAGTTTCGCGCCCGGCGGCTGATCTGTGTTTTGAGTTCCGGCTTCGGCCGGGCATTTCTGGTGGCGGCGGCGGCCATTCCCTTTTTTCTCGCGGGCGGCGCGGCACTGGCCGCCTTGACCTTTTGCATTTTGATCTACGCCCTGTTTGCCGCGATCTCCGGTTGCAGTTGGAACTCCTGGATGCGCGACTTGATTCCGCTCGATCGCCTGGGCAGTTTCTTCGCCAAGCGCATGGCGTGGATGGCGGGCTTCGGCATCCTGTTGAATCTGGCGGCGGCCGTGTTCGTGGATTGGTATGACTCGCGTGCCTTCGCCGCCAAAGTGTACAGCTACTCGGCCCTGATTTTCGCCGGCGGACTCGCCGGCATGCTGGGCGTTTATTTCATCTCCACGATTCCCGAGCCGGCCATGGCCGCCGAAAGCCGGCATTTGCCCTTTTCCATTTTGCTGCGCCAGCCGTTCAAGGATCGCAATTTCAAAAGGCTGATCACGTTTCAGGGCGCATGGAACTTCGCGATCAACCTCGCGGCGCCTTTTTTCACCGTTTACATGCTGAAGATGCTCGATCTCGACATGCGGGTGATCATCAGCCTGCAGGTGCTCAGCCAGGTGATGAACCTGCTGTTCTTTCGCATTTGGGGCAGGCTCACCGATCGCTTCAGCAACAAGTCGGTGCTCAGCGTCAGCGCGCCGCTCTACATGATTTGCGTCTTCGCCTTTACCTTCACCACGCTGCCGAACAAGTACGTGTTGACCGTGCCGCTGCTCATCTTCATTCATGTGTTCATGGGAATCGCCACCGCCGGCGTCACGCTGGCCACCGGCAACATCGGCCTGAAGCTGGCGCCGCAGGGCCAGGCCACGGCCTATTTGGCCGCCAACAGTCTGGTCAACTCTCTGGCGGCCGGGTTGGCACCGATCTTGGGCGGCAATTTCGTGGATTTGTTCTCCGGCTATGCCCTCTCGTGGACGTTGCGCTGGAAAACGCCCGCGGGTGAAGTGGCAATCGAAACTTTGGATTTGCAGCATTGGGATTTCTTTTTTATTCTCGCGTGCCTGCTCGGCTTGTATGCCATGCACCGCCTTGCCAAAGTCAAGGAAGTCGGCGAGGTGGAGGAAGAGATCGTCATTTTGGAGCTGATTGCCGAGGCGCGCCGTTTCATGTTCAGTCTGTCGACCATCGCCGGTTTGCGCTATGCTCTGCAATTTCCCTTTTCGCTGCTGGCAGAAGGCTTGAAAAAGCGCAACAGCGAAAATGGCCGCCGGCAGGAACCCTCCGGTTGATGGCTTGAACCCCGCAGCCGGCAGTGCCGTCTTCAAGACAGCCGGCGATTGTGCCCAGCCCGAGTCACGCGCCCGGCGGGATATTCGTCAGGGCAATTGCCCGCCATCCCATTCACCCCCGCATCCTGCGCAGGAGAGGAGCCATGAGTTACTTCACCGAGCAATACCTGAAGTTCTTCCGTGCCTTGACCAAACACAATCAGAAATCCTGGTTCGAGGCCAACCGCGACTGGTTCGAAACCGAGGTCAAACAGCCCTTCACCGCGTTTGTGGAGGAAATGATCGCCCGCATTCATGCCGATGATCCGGAAGTGAGGATTTCCTCGAAGGAAGCGATCTTTCGCATCTATCGCGACATTCGCTTTGCCAAAGACAAAACGCCGTACAAGCTCCACATGTCGGCGTTGATCTCGCCGGCCGGCCGTGGCAATCTCGAATATCCCGGATTCTATCTGGAGCTGGGCAGCGCCATGGTGATGCTCGGCGGCGGTGCTTACTCAGTGGCCGGCGAGAACGTGCCGCGCCTCCGCCGCGCCCTCCTGCAGCGGCCGCAGGAATTCGCCGCACTGTTACGTGATCGAAAATTCAGGGCCAAGTATGGCACCTTGCAGGGCGAGCAGAACAAGATCCTGCCCGCGGAATTCAAAGCCGCGGCGCAACAGCAACCGCTGATCGCCAACAAGCAATTCTACTATCTTGCCGAATTGCCGCCTGACACCATTCTCAAAAGGAAACTGCCGGAGTTTATCATGACCTACTACCACGCCGGCAAACCCATGAATCGATTTCTGCGCGAGGCCCTGGGTTACCGTTAACCGGCGGGGAGGTTCGACAGGATAGACAGGATTTTTTTGATCAATCAATCCGGTGAGTCCTGTTCATCCTGGCGCATGAATTTCGGTCATCCCAATACGGATAAACCGCAACGCAAAGGAAATCGCCAACGGATTGAATCAACCCAGCGGAGAAATTTCTTGCCTTCAAGGCAACGATTTCACTCTAAGAAAGCGGCGCCAAATTTCAGACAAGTTGAATTCTCAAGCCCTCCTGGCAGTCTCGAACCTGTCAGACTTGGAACACCACGAAGTTAGAAAAGTCAACACCGTAGCCGCAGAGTCGCGGAGAGCGCAGAGTTTTAGAATCAAGGGAGGCCTTCTGCGCGCTCTTCGCTTCGCGGTGAGTCTTTGATGTGAATGACACGGCAGTGTGCCCAAATCTTTACAATCTCCTTACTGGATGACAGTGGTGGTGGATAAATCGTGCGAGAAAACAGTGTGCGAATTGGGCTTCTTGCTGCCCGCGGGTTTCAGGTTTCAGCTTGTCTGAGATCGGGTGTGGAACGTTAGGTCGAATCTATTGCACAGATAAATAGCCCCAAACGGGCGAAATGTAAGAGCGAAGGGCAACGCCCTGGAAGATCAGTAATCATGAGATATCACCAAGCCCCGGGGCGCCATGGAGCCAGGTCCGGAATGCCGCCTCTGCAGGGCTAAATGCGACAAATCCTATCGGTTCCCAGGGCGCTGCCCGTGGGCTATTACATGCGACCCCGTCGGGGTCAAGCCGGCCTTCTGGAGAAAACATTGTGTACTCAACGTTGTAGTAATAGGCAAACACTGACGCGGAGTTGGCAGGCCGAACGCCATGCTTGATCCTCTTTATCAACAGCTTTTGCTCGATCACGCCAAGAACCCGCGCAATTTTGGGCGGCTGGAGGCGGCGACGGTGCGGCGCCGGCACGACAATCCCGCCTGCGGCGACCGTCTCGAGTTGCAGCTCGCGGGCGTGGTCGAGGGCACCATTCGTGATTTCAAATTCGACGGTCACGGGTGTGTGCTGTGCCTGGCCTCCGCCTCGCTGATGGGCGAAGCGGTAAAGGGCAAGCCGGTTGTTGCCGTGCGTGCAATCATTTCAAACTTTTTCGCGATGATCGCCGGTGTTGCTGCAATCGCGCCGGACTTGGGGGCGCTGGCGGCGTTCGCCGCGGTGAAGCAGGTTCCCGG includes:
- a CDS encoding anion transporter; amino-acid sequence: MPTLPMSLNALVVFIFVATYLGIAGGRLPGLQINRTGIAIFGAIMLMVAGALTVEQATATIDYSTLLLLFGLMILSAQLRVAGFYRLVARQVLAFAHRPFTLLVGIVLASALLSSVFANDIVCLAFTPALCEVAQTARRNPLPYLIALATSSNIGSVATLIGNPQNMFIGQASGLDFGSYLLVMAPVTLFGVAANALVVRWIWRAEFTTGAENAGLTPLPHELVAFKPDYRSIKKTLLITGLLLAAFLLGWPRDLCALAAAALLLPSRRNPSEKLFALVDWNLIMLFIALFVIIGALQQRGLMEQALAGLAGAGIHLDQPVVLVSLCTLLSNLVSNVPAVLLMQDIPGATARLWYLLAMASTLAGNLTLLGSIANLIVAEKAAGYGITLSFIDYVKVGLPLTLITVIAGTFWVLFAA
- a CDS encoding TerC family protein, whose translation is MEIGVWLGFLLLVGLLLALDLGVFNRRPHVIKAKEALLWSAFWIMLSLVFNTAIYFAYAHNWLGIGSEIGQQLGGKQAALQFFTGYLVEKSLSLDNIFVIAVIFAYFKVPAMYQHRVLFWGIVGAVVLRGAMIVAGAALIARFKWMTYLFGGVLIATAVKMLVTRHETVAPEKNPFVRLVRRWYRVSPDYAGRHFFTRLNEQRAITPLFVVLLVIESTDVVFAIDSIPAIFAVTSDPFLVFTSNIFAILGLRSLYFALAAMMDRFRYLKHSLVFVLSYVGAKMILTHHYPIPTMTSLVVIASLLAVGMLASLYAGHRDPVPIASPLPKHAEAGKESPANERHA
- a CDS encoding flavodoxin family protein, coding for MKTFLTLCWLAAIMPATALRGQDRAAVLIVYHSEHGHTAAMAEAVARGARAVSGTAVELLPVAEATTAKLLAADAIILGCPVHNANVTPALQQFINQWPFAGTPLRDKIGAAFVTAGGISAGEELVQMSILHSMLIFGMVVVGGPDWRSAFGASAVVEEEPFGTRADSTLVAAPFLAKGEALGRRVAEVAQRWQRGRLR
- a CDS encoding SUF system NifU family Fe-S cluster assembly protein, which translates into the protein MLDPLYQQLLLDHAKNPRNFGRLEAATVRRRHDNPACGDRLELQLAGVVEGTIRDFKFDGHGCVLCLASASLMGEAVKGKPVVAVRAIISNFFAMIAGVAAIAPDLGALAAFAAVKQVPGRMQCVTLAWEALAAALAEPDAPVT
- a CDS encoding DUF2461 domain-containing protein codes for the protein MSYFTEQYLKFFRALTKHNQKSWFEANRDWFETEVKQPFTAFVEEMIARIHADDPEVRISSKEAIFRIYRDIRFAKDKTPYKLHMSALISPAGRGNLEYPGFYLELGSAMVMLGGGAYSVAGENVPRLRRALLQRPQEFAALLRDRKFRAKYGTLQGEQNKILPAEFKAAAQQQPLIANKQFYYLAELPPDTILKRKLPEFIMTYYHAGKPMNRFLREALGYR
- a CDS encoding MFS transporter, with the protein product MTPSPSPERLSESQVQAGLRGVLKDGLTTQAMLTLTGGAFLVDFALQFGASNLLIGVLAAIPFLAQLVQVPSIYLVEKFRARRLICVLSSGFGRAFLVAAAAIPFFLAGGAALAALTFCILIYALFAAISGCSWNSWMRDLIPLDRLGSFFAKRMAWMAGFGILLNLAAAVFVDWYDSRAFAAKVYSYSALIFAGGLAGMLGVYFISTIPEPAMAAESRHLPFSILLRQPFKDRNFKRLITFQGAWNFAINLAAPFFTVYMLKMLDLDMRVIISLQVLSQVMNLLFFRIWGRLTDRFSNKSVLSVSAPLYMICVFAFTFTTLPNKYVLTVPLLIFIHVFMGIATAGVTLATGNIGLKLAPQGQATAYLAANSLVNSLAAGLAPILGGNFVDLFSGYALSWTLRWKTPAGEVAIETLDLQHWDFFFILACLLGLYAMHRLAKVKEVGEVEEEIVILELIAEARRFMFSLSTIAGLRYALQFPFSLLAEGLKKRNSENGRRQEPSG